The Brachyhypopomus gauderio isolate BG-103 chromosome 1, BGAUD_0.2, whole genome shotgun sequence genome includes a window with the following:
- the synpra gene encoding synaptoporin isoform X1, protein METASKIVSVGKLQVLKLPLGFMRVLEWLFAIFAFATCGGYSGQLRVSVDCVNKTDSNLSISINFSYPFRLREVFFDVPTCEGQRQERLHLDGDFSSSSEFFVTIAVLAFLYSLVATVVYIFFQNAYRENNRGPLIDFVVTVVFSFMWLVSSSAWAKGLSDVKVATDPDVVVLLMSACKVQTTKCSSVYRPIWSSLNTSVVFGYLNFVLWAGNIWFVFKETGWHKGRTTRYPTLTQEKQATAFKQQSYHQGNFDQQAGGFIGTGDLSQSEYSQVGTYTSSGPTSY, encoded by the exons CTTTTTGCCATCTTTGCCTTTGCGACATGTGGAGGCTACTCGGGGCAGCTGCGGGTTAGTGTGGACTGTGTCAACAAGACCGACAGCAATCTGAGCATCAGCATCAACTTCTCATACCCATTCAG GTTGAGGGAGGTGTTCTTTGATGTGCCTACATGTGAAGGCCAGAGGCAGGAGCGCCTTCACCTGGATGGAGATTTCTCGTCCTCCTCAGAGTTCTTTGTCACCATCGCAGTCCTAGCCTTCCTCTATTCACTGGTCGCTACCGTCGTCTACATCTTCTTTCAGAATGCATACCGTGAGAACAACCGTGGCCCTCTCATC GACTTTGTGGTCACGGTGGTCTTCTCCTTCATGTGGCTGGTCAGTTCGTCTGCTTGGGCAAAAGGCCTCTCGGATGTAAAAGTGGCCACGGACCCAGACGTGGTCGTGTTGCTCATGTCTGCCTGCAAGGTCCAGACAACCAAATGCAGTTCAGTGTACAGGCCCATCTGGTCCAGCCTCAACACTTCTGTG GTGTTTGGCTACCTCAACTTTGTTCTCTGGGCAGGTAACATCTGGTTTGTGTTTAAAGAGACTGGATGGCACAAGGGACGTACAACACGTTACCCAACACTCACTCAAGAAAAACAGGCCACTGCCTTCAAGCAGCAGTCCTACCACCAGGGCAACTTTGATCAACAAGCAGGAGGCTTCATTGGTACAGGAGACCTTAGCCAATCAGAGTACAGCCAGGTTGGAACTTACACCTCCAGTGGTCCCACCTCCTACTGA
- the synpra gene encoding synaptoporin isoform X2: MCMVIFAPLFAIFAFATCGGYSGQLRVSVDCVNKTDSNLSISINFSYPFRLREVFFDVPTCEGQRQERLHLDGDFSSSSEFFVTIAVLAFLYSLVATVVYIFFQNAYRENNRGPLIDFVVTVVFSFMWLVSSSAWAKGLSDVKVATDPDVVVLLMSACKVQTTKCSSVYRPIWSSLNTSVVFGYLNFVLWAGNIWFVFKETGWHKGRTTRYPTLTQEKQATAFKQQSYHQGNFDQQAGGFIGTGDLSQSEYSQVGTYTSSGPTSY; encoded by the exons CTTTTTGCCATCTTTGCCTTTGCGACATGTGGAGGCTACTCGGGGCAGCTGCGGGTTAGTGTGGACTGTGTCAACAAGACCGACAGCAATCTGAGCATCAGCATCAACTTCTCATACCCATTCAG GTTGAGGGAGGTGTTCTTTGATGTGCCTACATGTGAAGGCCAGAGGCAGGAGCGCCTTCACCTGGATGGAGATTTCTCGTCCTCCTCAGAGTTCTTTGTCACCATCGCAGTCCTAGCCTTCCTCTATTCACTGGTCGCTACCGTCGTCTACATCTTCTTTCAGAATGCATACCGTGAGAACAACCGTGGCCCTCTCATC GACTTTGTGGTCACGGTGGTCTTCTCCTTCATGTGGCTGGTCAGTTCGTCTGCTTGGGCAAAAGGCCTCTCGGATGTAAAAGTGGCCACGGACCCAGACGTGGTCGTGTTGCTCATGTCTGCCTGCAAGGTCCAGACAACCAAATGCAGTTCAGTGTACAGGCCCATCTGGTCCAGCCTCAACACTTCTGTG GTGTTTGGCTACCTCAACTTTGTTCTCTGGGCAGGTAACATCTGGTTTGTGTTTAAAGAGACTGGATGGCACAAGGGACGTACAACACGTTACCCAACACTCACTCAAGAAAAACAGGCCACTGCCTTCAAGCAGCAGTCCTACCACCAGGGCAACTTTGATCAACAAGCAGGAGGCTTCATTGGTACAGGAGACCTTAGCCAATCAGAGTACAGCCAGGTTGGAACTTACACCTCCAGTGGTCCCACCTCCTACTGA
- the thoc7 gene encoding THO complex subunit 7 homolog codes for MGTITDDEVIRKRLLIDGDGAGDDRRINLLLKSFTKWCHSSVTPDEGFTQYQRMLGSLAQCEFSMGKTLLVHDMNLKEMENYEKIYTDIEQSISAAHEKIAECKKEIQRAKRIRKNRQEYDALAKVIQQHPDRHETMKQLRALDKELQQMSQIKENVEDKLELRKKQFHVLLSTIQELQQTLENDEKLENDDASQESPMENGD; via the exons ATGGGCACTATAACTGATG ATGAGGTCATACGGAAACGTCTCCTTATCGATGGCGATGGAGCTGGAGACGACCGGCGTATTAACCTGCTCCTGAAGAGCTTCACCAAGTGGTGTCACTCTAGTGTGACTCCAGATGAAGG CTTCACCCAGTACCAGAGGATGTTGGGCAGTCTGGCACAGTGCGAATTCTCTATGGGGAAGACTTTGCTGGTGCACGACATGAACCTGAAAGAAATGGAAAACTATGAAAAAATTTACACAGACATAG AGCAAAGCATATCAGCTGCACACGAGAAAATAGCAGAGTGCAAGAAAGAGATCCAGAGGGCCAAGAGGATACGGAAGAACCGACAAG AATATGATGCACTTGCAAAGGTAATCCAGCAACACCCGGACAGGCATGAAACAATGAA GCAGCTCCGAGCACTGGACAAAGAACTGCAGCAGATGTCTCAAATCAAGGAGAATGTTGAAGACAAG ctgGAGCTGCGCAAGAAACAGTTCCACGTGCTCCTAAGCACCATCCAGGAGCTTCAGCAGACCTTGGAGA ATGATGAAAAGTTGGAAAACGATGATGCAAGTCAAGAGAGCCCAATGGAAAATGGAGACTAG